DNA sequence from the Candidatus Saccharibacteria bacterium oral taxon 488 genome:
CTGTTGAGTACTTGCCATTTACCCGGCTCCTTCGTTTCTAAATGATAAAAAATCGTATAGCGCCGACAGGCTGCGCCCGCCTCATCACATACACCATCCTTAGCGCCGGCAACGTAAATGTACGCACCATTTGGATAGTTCGTGATCTTGGTGTTTTCGTAATCGTCTTTTTTGGCAAGCAGTTGACTAATATTAGTTATTGGATTGACCCCGAATGTACCGTTAATCGCCGAAATGAGGCGTTCTCGATCCAGTGGGCCGGTCTTGGCGGCACCACCCAGTTCGTCAAATGCTGCCGCAAACTGCGCCGCAGTCATCTTGCCAGCGCCACTAGCACCAGAAACGTACGCCGGATAGCCGCCGGCAGGCTTGATGACGTTACCGGCACTGTCACGAATTTCCCGTGGATAGACGCTCTCGAGATAGTTCTGCAAGGCTAGCACATCGGCCTCACGCTCCTTATCGCGTGCCGCCGCCTGATAATTACGAAAACTTAATGTCGCGAGCACCAATAGAATCGCCATGACGGCAATAGCAATGATCAGCTCGACTAGCGTAAACCCCCGTCCCTTCATACCCCCATCATACTCGGAAATATGCATAAGCGCAAGCGTTTTGGCGCTCAAATTTCCAACGGTTCTTGCTGGATCTGAATGTGGAACTTATCGTACACCGCCCGGATGATGGCGTCACGTGCCGCCGCCAGATCATGGTAGCTGGTCGCCGACTCATTGATCAATACCAGCGCGTTCTTGTCGTGCACCCGCATGCCGTGAAGCAATGTCCCCTTGAGCCCAGCCTGTTCGATCAACCAACCCGTCGGTACCTTGTGTCGGCCGTCCGGCATGTCATAGCACGGGACATCTGGATACTGTTCACGAAGTTCATTTAGCTGCCATGATTCAATCAGCGCGTTCTTGAAGAATGAGCCAGCATTAGGTCGCTCGGTCGGATCAGGCAGCTTATCAAACCGAATTGCCATGACTGCGTCACGGATCACCTGCGGCGTAAAGGTCGTGATGTTCATGCTGGTCAAATACCGCTGCAAGCCGGCATAGAACGGCGGTTTTGGCGCTGCGTGATGGAGCTTGATGGTAATTGAGAGAATGCAGTAGCGGCCGCTCGCCTCACCACGAAAAATACTATGCCGATACGAAAACCCGCACTCCGCTGCACTTAGGGTCACCACCCGGTCAGTCAGCGAATCGTACACCTCTAGCTCGGTGAGTACATCAGCAACTTCCTGGCCATACGCACCAACGTTCTGCACCGGCGCGGCGCCGGCTGTACCAGGGACGGCCGACATTGCCTCAATGCCGCTCAGACCCATGGCGACCGTGCGTTTGACCACCTCGTCCCATGTTTCACCCGCACCAACCTTGATCGTTGCCGCCTGACCATCATCAATCAGCACTGCAAATCCCTTGATCCGATTGAGCAACACCACCCCCTCAAACCCTTCGTCGCGAGCGATGACATTACTACCGCCACCCAAGACAAAAATTGGGATACCCTGCACCTTGGCACTTTTATATAACTCTCTGACTTCATTCACCGACGTCGCCGATGCCATAAAGCGCGCTGTGCCACCGAGGCGCATTGTCGTATATTGTTGCAACGGAATCTCTGTTCGTATCTCCATGTGATCCATTATATCATTTCTATTTAGGCGCGGTGCGTGGTATAATATCCTCGTGTGCACCCGTAGCTCAGTGGATTAGAGTACTTGGCTTCGAACCAAGGGGTCGCAAGTTCGAATCTTGCCGGGTGTACCATGAATTTCGCGCTTTCCTACCGGACCTTTTCCTATCAGCGCGTTAGTATGCCCCGTTAGCTCAACTGGATAGAGCGTTGGTTTCCGGTACCAAAGGTTGCAGGTTCGATTCCTGTGCGGGGTACCACTATACTAGACAATACCCTGGTCGATGCTAGGGTATTTTTGCTTGAATTGCTCAGTTGTTGGCAATGCCAACTTGCCATTCGTCATATCGTTAATTGTACCTTGAAAATGATCATACGCCTCGTGTATCGATAGACTGGGGGTGATCATCTGCGGTAATTTATGAATAAAGTCCATTGCCCATTTTATTACTGGTGTATAGACGCCTTGTTCGCCTCCACTAAAACCTATCAGCGTTTCTCCGCTCAGAGACCACATCAACTCATCATGAAATACTTTCGCTGGTTG
Encoded proteins:
- a CDS encoding prepilin-type N-terminal cleavage/methylation domain-containing protein, whose translation is MKGRGFTLVELIIAIAVMAILLVLATLSFRNYQAAARDKEREADVLALQNYLESVYPREIRDSAGNVIKPAGGYPAYVSGASGAGKMTAAQFAAAFDELGGAAKTGPLDRERLISAINGTFGVNPITNISQLLAKKDDYENTKITNYPNGAYIYVAGAKDGVCDEAGAACRRYTIFYHLETKEPGKWQVLNSKRL
- the murB gene encoding UDP-N-acetylmuramate dehydrogenase encodes the protein MDHMEIRTEIPLQQYTTMRLGGTARFMASATSVNEVRELYKSAKVQGIPIFVLGGGSNVIARDEGFEGVVLLNRIKGFAVLIDDGQAATIKVGAGETWDEVVKRTVAMGLSGIEAMSAVPGTAGAAPVQNVGAYGQEVADVLTELEVYDSLTDRVVTLSAAECGFSYRHSIFRGEASGRYCILSITIKLHHAAPKPPFYAGLQRYLTSMNITTFTPQVIRDAVMAIRFDKLPDPTERPNAGSFFKNALIESWQLNELREQYPDVPCYDMPDGRHKVPTGWLIEQAGLKGTLLHGMRVHDKNALVLINESATSYHDLAAARDAIIRAVYDKFHIQIQQEPLEI